One segment of Nostoc flagelliforme CCNUN1 DNA contains the following:
- a CDS encoding competence/damage-inducible protein A yields MSAEIICVGTELLLGDILNGNAQFLAQQLAQLGIPHYYQTVVGDNPERLKQVIEIAISRAQILIFTGGLGPTPDDLTCETIADFFKVPLVERSDIIEDITQKFAQRGRVMSPSNRKQALIPQGAEILPNPTGTAPGIIWQPRPEITIFTFPGIPSEMHLMWEETAVPFLKSQGWGKEIIYSRSLKFWGIGESALAEKVASYLKLPNPTVAPYAGKGEVRLRVSAKATSEAAAEDLIAPIEKQLKEIAGLDFYGVNNDTLASVVGQLLRASKETLSVAESCTGGGLGQMLTEISGSSDYFWGGVISYDNSVKVGLLGVNQEDLDKFGAVSAIVAEQMAVGVKTRLATTWGLSITGIAGPNGGTDTKPVGLVYIGLAGPKDEVTSFEYQFGTVRGRALIRHVSANAALDNLRRKLLTR; encoded by the coding sequence ATGAGTGCAGAAATTATTTGTGTTGGTACTGAACTGCTGCTAGGAGATATCCTCAACGGCAATGCTCAATTTTTGGCGCAACAATTAGCGCAACTCGGAATTCCCCACTACTATCAAACAGTGGTTGGGGATAATCCAGAACGGTTGAAGCAAGTTATAGAAATTGCTATTTCCAGAGCGCAAATTCTCATTTTCACTGGTGGACTCGGCCCAACACCAGATGATCTCACCTGTGAAACCATCGCCGATTTTTTTAAAGTCCCCTTAGTAGAACGTTCTGACATCATCGAAGACATAACCCAAAAATTCGCCCAACGTGGTCGGGTTATGTCACCAAGTAACCGCAAGCAAGCTTTGATTCCCCAAGGTGCAGAAATTCTCCCCAACCCCACTGGTACAGCACCCGGTATCATTTGGCAACCCCGTCCTGAAATCACAATTTTTACCTTTCCCGGTATTCCTAGTGAAATGCATCTGATGTGGGAAGAAACAGCCGTGCCATTTCTCAAAAGTCAAGGTTGGGGTAAAGAAATTATTTACAGCCGGAGTTTAAAGTTTTGGGGTATTGGTGAATCTGCTTTGGCGGAAAAAGTTGCTTCCTATTTGAAGTTGCCAAATCCCACAGTAGCCCCTTATGCAGGTAAGGGGGAAGTAAGATTGCGAGTTTCTGCTAAAGCCACTTCAGAAGCAGCCGCAGAAGACCTAATTGCGCCCATTGAAAAACAACTTAAAGAAATTGCCGGACTAGATTTTTACGGCGTTAATAATGATACTCTTGCTTCCGTGGTTGGTCAGTTATTGCGGGCATCAAAAGAAACGCTTTCAGTGGCAGAATCTTGCACTGGTGGCGGTTTAGGGCAGATGTTGACTGAGATTTCTGGGAGTTCTGATTACTTTTGGGGTGGCGTAATTTCTTATGACAATTCGGTGAAGGTTGGGCTGCTAGGGGTTAACCAGGAAGATTTAGATAAATTTGGGGCGGTAAGTGCGATCGTTGCAGAGCAAATGGCTGTTGGAGTCAAAACCCGCCTTGCAACAACTTGGGGATTGAGTATCACTGGTATTGCTGGTCCAAATGGAGGGACAGATACTAAGCCAGTGGGTTTAGTTTACATTGGTTTAGCTGGGCCAAAGGATGAAGTGACAAGTTTTGAGTATCAGTTTGGTACAGTGAGAGGTCGAGCTTTAATTCGTCATGTGAGTGCGAATGCAGCGTTGGATAATCTGCGGCGGAAGTTGTTGACGAGGTAG
- a CDS encoding LmeA family phospholipid-binding protein encodes MFGGLTGLKDPKGTDWGERMLNTVASQTIRHLFTQSESVEVFVRCYPSSKLLQGSIDSFKMSGRGLVIRKDFAVEEMSFETDAVAIDFGSVLSGKLSLKQPTQAIAQVILSEAGINQAFNAELVKKRLLNLTVPSLTELSGGEPVSFTEVQVQLLPGNRLQLVAKADLNNGELVPLNMSLTLGIERRRRVSFKDPKIELDQVPEAQREISQTLSVALVEILDNMVDLDRFDLDGVKMRLNRLETEGQKLIFSGYAEIERIPHSA; translated from the coding sequence ATGTTCGGCGGACTTACTGGTTTAAAAGATCCTAAAGGCACAGATTGGGGAGAGCGGATGCTCAACACGGTCGCCAGCCAAACGATTCGCCACCTGTTTACCCAAAGCGAGTCAGTAGAAGTCTTTGTGCGCTGCTATCCCTCCAGCAAACTGTTGCAAGGCAGCATTGATAGCTTCAAAATGAGCGGTCGTGGCTTGGTGATTCGGAAAGATTTCGCGGTAGAGGAGATGTCTTTTGAAACCGATGCGGTTGCCATTGACTTCGGCTCGGTTTTAAGTGGCAAACTCAGTCTCAAGCAACCTACTCAAGCGATCGCTCAAGTAATTTTATCAGAAGCAGGGATAAACCAAGCCTTTAATGCGGAACTGGTGAAAAAGCGCCTGCTTAACCTCACCGTACCATCACTGACAGAATTATCTGGGGGTGAACCAGTCTCCTTTACGGAAGTACAGGTACAGCTATTGCCAGGAAATCGCTTACAGCTTGTAGCAAAAGCAGATTTAAACAATGGCGAACTCGTTCCCCTGAACATGAGCCTAACTTTAGGCATTGAAAGGCGGCGGCGAGTTTCCTTCAAAGATCCAAAAATTGAGCTTGACCAAGTGCCAGAAGCACAACGGGAAATCTCGCAAACCTTGAGCGTGGCGTTGGTAGAAATTTTAGATAATATGGTCGATTTGGATCGTTTTGACCTCGATGGAGTGAAAATGCGGCTCAACCGATTAGAAACTGAAGGTCAAAAACTTATTTTCAGTGGATATGCTGAAATTGAACGTATTCCACATAGCGCTTGA
- a CDS encoding UDP-glucose dehydrogenase family protein: MRVCVIGTGYVGLVTGACLAHIGHDVICVDNNEEKVKLMKSGQSPIFEPGLSEIIQSAIQTEKIHFTSDLAAGVSHGEILFIAVGTPPLPTGESDTRYVEAVARGIGENLNGGYKVIVNKSTVPIGSGDWVRMLVLDGVAERQKTLVPAGGVPSNEKLPEFAAEFDVISNPEFLREGSAVHDTFNPDRIVLGGNSQRAVALMQKLYAPIVERKYADDQSLPPVPILATDLSSAEMIKYAANAFLATKISFINEVANICDRVGADVSQVARGIGLDSRIGNKFLQAGIGWGGSCFPKDVSALIHTADDYGYEAQLLKAAVSVNERQRLIALEKLQKVLKILKGKTVGLLGLTFKPDTDDLRDAPALNLIEQLNRLGAKVKAYDPIVSQTGLRHGLSGVLVETDAERLADGCDALVLVTEWQQFSTLDYVKMAKLMAHPVIIDGRNFLDPEAMIRAGFQYVGVGR; this comes from the coding sequence ATGCGTGTTTGCGTGATTGGTACTGGTTACGTTGGTTTAGTTACAGGTGCTTGCTTGGCTCATATTGGGCATGATGTAATTTGCGTAGACAACAACGAAGAAAAAGTTAAGTTAATGAAGTCTGGGCAGTCCCCAATTTTTGAGCCGGGACTTTCAGAAATTATCCAGTCTGCTATTCAAACAGAGAAAATTCATTTTACTAGCGATCTCGCTGCTGGAGTTTCCCACGGCGAAATTCTGTTTATTGCTGTGGGAACGCCACCTTTACCCACTGGTGAAAGTGATACTCGTTATGTTGAAGCTGTAGCCCGTGGGATTGGTGAAAATCTCAATGGTGGTTATAAAGTCATAGTAAATAAATCTACAGTACCCATTGGCTCAGGTGACTGGGTGCGGATGCTTGTTCTAGATGGTGTTGCTGAACGGCAGAAAACATTAGTACCCGCAGGTGGGGTTCCGAGTAATGAAAAATTACCTGAGTTTGCAGCCGAGTTTGATGTAATCAGCAATCCAGAGTTTTTGCGCGAAGGTTCGGCAGTTCACGACACCTTCAACCCCGATCGCATTGTACTAGGAGGCAATAGCCAAAGAGCAGTAGCCTTAATGCAAAAACTCTATGCCCCAATTGTGGAACGCAAATACGCTGATGATCAATCTTTACCCCCTGTGCCAATTCTGGCAACAGACCTGAGTTCGGCGGAGATGATTAAATACGCCGCTAATGCTTTTTTAGCCACTAAGATTAGTTTTATTAACGAAGTTGCTAATATTTGCGATCGTGTCGGTGCTGATGTCAGCCAAGTAGCTAGAGGTATCGGTCTAGACTCTCGCATTGGTAACAAATTTTTACAAGCTGGTATTGGTTGGGGTGGTTCTTGTTTTCCCAAAGATGTCTCCGCTTTGATTCACACTGCTGATGATTATGGCTATGAAGCCCAATTACTCAAAGCTGCTGTCAGTGTCAACGAACGCCAGCGATTGATTGCTTTAGAAAAACTCCAAAAAGTTCTGAAAATTCTCAAAGGCAAAACAGTTGGACTACTCGGACTGACCTTCAAGCCCGATACCGACGACTTGCGCGACGCCCCAGCCCTCAACCTAATTGAGCAGCTAAACCGATTGGGAGCCAAAGTTAAAGCCTACGATCCCATTGTTTCCCAAACAGGTTTACGTCATGGGCTTTCTGGTGTGCTAGTAGAAACCGATGCCGAAAGACTAGCTGATGGCTGCGATGCCTTAGTACTCGTCACCGAATGGCAGCAGTTCAGCACTCTCGACTATGTGAAGATGGCGAAATTAATGGCCCATCCCGTTATCATCGACGGTCGTAACTTCCTTGACCCGGAAGCAATGATACGGGCTGGATTCCAATATGTAGGGGTAGGACGATAG
- a CDS encoding UDP-glucuronic acid decarboxylase family protein has product MRILVTGGAGFIGSHLIDRLMNDGHELICLDNFYTGHKRNILKWLGHPYFELIRHDITEPIRLEVDQIYHLACPASPVHYQYNPVKTVKTNVMGTLNMLGLAKRVKARFFLASTSEVYGDPEVHPQPEEYRGSVNPIGIRSCYDEGKRIAETLAFDYYRQNKVDIRVVRIFNTYGPRMLENDGRVVSNFIVQALRGNPLTVYGDGSQTRSFCYVSDLVEGFIRLMNSDYIGPVNLGNPGEYTILQLAQAVQNMINPDAQIKFEPLPSDDPRRRQPDITKAKTWLNWEPTIPLQEGLKLTIEDFRDRIQSDENNSTT; this is encoded by the coding sequence ATGAGAATTTTGGTGACGGGTGGTGCTGGGTTTATTGGTTCCCATCTCATCGACCGACTAATGAATGATGGGCATGAATTAATATGCTTGGATAATTTTTACACTGGTCACAAACGGAACATCCTTAAATGGTTAGGTCATCCGTACTTTGAACTGATCCGCCACGATATTACCGAACCAATTCGGTTAGAAGTGGATCAAATTTATCATTTAGCTTGTCCTGCTTCACCAGTACATTACCAGTACAACCCAGTTAAAACCGTTAAAACTAACGTGATGGGAACACTCAATATGTTGGGGCTGGCTAAACGTGTGAAAGCTAGGTTTTTCTTGGCTTCAACCAGTGAAGTATACGGTGATCCAGAAGTTCATCCCCAACCTGAAGAGTATCGAGGTAGCGTTAATCCCATTGGGATACGTTCATGCTACGACGAAGGTAAAAGAATTGCTGAGACTCTAGCATTTGATTACTATAGGCAAAATAAAGTTGATATTCGAGTTGTTCGGATATTTAACACCTATGGGCCGAGAATGTTAGAAAATGATGGCCGGGTGGTGAGCAACTTTATAGTTCAAGCCTTGCGCGGTAATCCTTTAACCGTTTACGGTGATGGTTCGCAAACTCGTAGTTTCTGCTATGTTTCCGATTTAGTCGAAGGATTCATCCGTCTAATGAATAGCGACTACATTGGCCCAGTAAATCTGGGTAATCCTGGTGAATATACAATTTTGCAATTGGCACAAGCTGTGCAAAATATGATTAACCCAGACGCACAGATTAAATTTGAGCCACTACCTTCGGACGATCCCCGGCGTCGCCAGCCTGATATAACAAAGGCAAAAACTTGGTTAAATTGGGAACCGACTATTCCTCTGCAAGAAGGGTTAAAACTAACAATAGAAGATTTTCGCGATCGCATTCAAAGCGATGAAAATAATTCAACCACCTAA
- a CDS encoding HAS-barrel domain-containing protein encodes MRLPLPQFATGDRHPNHIAEVIETTSTEFLAQCLEPPDLSFPSMPPFGSWVCSVDEESGNQVYAVVYYATTMPIDSVHRARALGLSLQDLREEQPQIFAMLRTEFRAAIVGFEQSSQNRGYNQRIYQYLPPRPPQIHQAVYRCEPEAIIKFTEELDFLRTLLCINGAPVESLVAAAIRDIYQLRKADREWLIKAGRSLSVLLKDDYDRLRFILSQIHP; translated from the coding sequence ATGCGCCTCCCCCTACCACAGTTTGCTACTGGCGATCGCCATCCCAACCACATTGCGGAGGTGATTGAAACTACTAGTACCGAGTTTTTAGCTCAGTGTTTGGAACCACCAGATTTGAGCTTTCCCTCCATGCCACCCTTTGGTAGTTGGGTCTGTTCTGTAGATGAAGAATCAGGCAATCAAGTTTATGCTGTAGTATATTATGCCACAACTATGCCCATAGATTCCGTACATCGGGCTAGAGCTTTGGGGTTGTCATTGCAAGACTTACGCGAAGAACAACCCCAGATATTTGCCATGCTCAGAACAGAGTTTAGGGCTGCGATCGTAGGATTTGAGCAATCTTCCCAGAATCGAGGTTATAACCAAAGAATATATCAATATCTACCACCCCGTCCCCCGCAAATTCATCAAGCTGTTTATCGGTGCGAACCAGAAGCAATCATTAAATTTACTGAAGAACTAGATTTTTTGCGGACACTCCTTTGTATTAACGGTGCGCCAGTAGAGTCTTTGGTCGCAGCTGCCATTCGAGATATATACCAGTTACGCAAAGCTGACCGAGAATGGCTAATTAAAGCTGGACGTAGCTTGAGTGTGCTACTTAAAGACGACTACGATCGCTTACGGTTCATTTTGAGTCAAATCCATCCGTAG
- a CDS encoding NAD(P)H dehydrogenase subunit NdhS, with protein sequence MILPGATVRVKNPADTYYRYEGLVQRLTDGKVAVLFEGGNWDKLVTFRLSELELVETTAGRKKAK encoded by the coding sequence ATGATTCTGCCTGGAGCAACTGTTCGCGTCAAGAATCCCGCAGATACCTATTATCGTTACGAAGGACTCGTGCAACGACTAACCGATGGCAAAGTAGCCGTATTATTTGAAGGTGGTAACTGGGATAAATTAGTTACCTTTCGCCTGAGCGAATTGGAACTCGTAGAAACCACAGCCGGACGTAAAAAAGCCAAATAA
- the rodA gene encoding rod shape-determining protein RodA, which produces MLLKRSLPKIRWKSWVKPWQNVDWLLFCLPIAVSIFGGVMILSTELKQPVTDWWWHWMIAGIGVLIALFLARIRYELLMQWHWVTYALTNFSLIAVMIAGTSAKGAQRWISIAGFNVQPSEFAKIGMIITLAALLHRRTASTLEGVFRVLAITAIPWGLVFLQPDLATSLVFGAIVLGMLYWANANPGWLILMISPVVAAILFSISWPLSEPIVLFKELSFGPLGIVWSFAMAIVGWQTLPWRRFGLSAIGAWTLNILGGELGVFAWNHVLKEYQKERLTVFMNPDHDPLGAGYHLIQSRIAIGAGEIWGWGLFKGPMTQLNFVPEQHTDFIFSAVGEEFGFVGCLVVLFAFCLICFRLLHVAQTAKDNFGSLLAIGVLSMIVFQLIVNVGMTVGLAPVAGIPLPWMSYGRSAMLTNFISLGIVESVANFRQRQKYY; this is translated from the coding sequence ATGTTATTAAAACGATCGCTCCCCAAAATTCGCTGGAAGTCTTGGGTTAAGCCTTGGCAGAATGTAGATTGGCTACTATTTTGTTTGCCGATTGCTGTCAGTATCTTTGGTGGTGTCATGATTCTCAGTACGGAGCTGAAGCAGCCAGTAACTGACTGGTGGTGGCACTGGATGATAGCGGGTATCGGCGTGCTTATAGCCCTGTTTTTAGCTCGCATCCGTTACGAACTCTTGATGCAGTGGCACTGGGTAACTTATGCACTAACGAACTTCAGCTTAATTGCCGTGATGATTGCTGGTACTAGCGCCAAAGGGGCGCAACGGTGGATTAGTATCGCCGGCTTTAACGTGCAACCCTCAGAATTTGCCAAAATCGGCATGATCATCACCTTAGCTGCTTTACTACATAGGCGTACTGCTTCTACCCTCGAAGGTGTTTTTCGCGTTCTGGCAATCACCGCCATACCTTGGGGATTAGTATTTTTGCAGCCAGATTTAGCAACATCACTGGTATTTGGTGCGATCGTCTTAGGAATGCTTTACTGGGCAAATGCTAACCCAGGCTGGTTAATTCTGATGATTTCTCCTGTGGTTGCTGCCATTTTGTTTAGTATATCTTGGCCTTTATCAGAGCCGATAGTTTTATTCAAAGAACTATCTTTTGGCCCATTAGGAATAGTTTGGTCATTTGCGATGGCTATTGTGGGCTGGCAAACTCTTCCCTGGCGTCGATTTGGTTTGAGTGCTATCGGTGCGTGGACTCTCAATATACTGGGTGGCGAATTAGGAGTCTTCGCCTGGAACCATGTTTTAAAAGAGTATCAAAAAGAGCGACTAACTGTATTCATGAACCCCGATCACGATCCACTCGGTGCTGGATATCATTTAATCCAATCTCGCATTGCTATTGGTGCTGGTGAAATTTGGGGATGGGGTCTGTTCAAGGGGCCAATGACGCAACTGAATTTCGTACCTGAACAGCATACTGACTTTATTTTCTCGGCAGTGGGGGAAGAATTCGGTTTTGTTGGTTGTTTGGTAGTGCTGTTTGCCTTCTGCTTAATTTGCTTTCGTCTACTGCATGTTGCCCAAACCGCCAAAGATAACTTTGGTTCCTTGTTGGCTATTGGCGTTTTGTCCATGATTGTGTTTCAGCTAATTGTCAACGTTGGTATGACAGTTGGTTTAGCACCTGTGGCAGGCATTCCCCTACCTTGGATGAGTTACGGGCGTTCTGCTATGCTGACCAACTTCATTTCCTTGGGAATAGTAGAATCGGTAGCAAATTTTCGACAAAGGCAGAAGTATTATTGA
- a CDS encoding Mrp/NBP35 family ATP-binding protein, with protein sequence MYDVLDSRSVLEVLRPVEDPELRKSLVELNMIRNVKIDGGKVSFTLVLTTPACPLREFIVEDCKKAVKKLSGVTDISIEVTAETPQQKSLPDRTGISGVKNIIAVSSGKGGVGKSTVAVNVAVALAQTGAKVGLLDADIYGPNDPTMLGLADAQITVRSSETGDILEPAFNHGVKLVSMGFLIDRDQPVIWRGPMLNGVIRQFLYQVQWGELDYLIVDMPPGTGDAQLTLTQAVPMAGAVIVTTPQTVALLDSRKGLRMFQQMNVPVLGIVENMSYFIPPDQPDKQYDIFGSGGGSKTAAELGVPLLGCVPLEISTRVGGDSGVPIVVGDPDSASAKALTAIALTIAGKVSVAALT encoded by the coding sequence ATGTACGATGTCCTCGATTCTCGTTCTGTCTTAGAAGTGTTGCGACCAGTAGAAGACCCAGAACTCCGCAAAAGTCTGGTGGAACTAAATATGATTCGCAACGTAAAAATTGACGGTGGCAAGGTTAGTTTCACTTTAGTGTTAACCACTCCTGCCTGTCCTTTACGTGAATTTATTGTTGAAGACTGTAAGAAAGCTGTCAAAAAACTCTCAGGCGTTACAGATATCAGCATAGAAGTAACGGCAGAAACACCGCAACAAAAAAGTTTACCCGATCGCACTGGTATTTCTGGGGTGAAAAATATCATTGCTGTTTCCAGTGGCAAAGGTGGCGTTGGTAAAAGTACGGTGGCAGTAAATGTAGCGGTGGCTCTAGCTCAAACTGGCGCGAAAGTCGGCTTACTAGATGCTGATATTTACGGTCCCAATGATCCCACCATGCTGGGGCTGGCTGATGCCCAAATTACTGTGCGTTCCAGTGAAACAGGTGACATCCTGGAACCTGCTTTTAATCACGGCGTCAAATTAGTTTCAATGGGCTTTTTGATTGACCGAGATCAGCCAGTAATTTGGCGGGGGCCTATGCTCAATGGTGTAATTCGCCAGTTTCTCTATCAAGTGCAATGGGGAGAACTGGACTATTTGATTGTAGATATGCCACCGGGAACGGGAGATGCTCAGTTAACTTTAACCCAAGCAGTGCCGATGGCAGGGGCAGTAATTGTTACCACACCGCAAACTGTAGCCCTGTTAGATTCTCGCAAGGGATTGCGGATGTTCCAGCAGATGAATGTGCCGGTATTGGGGATCGTGGAAAATATGAGCTATTTTATCCCCCCCGATCAACCGGATAAGCAGTATGACATATTTGGTTCCGGTGGTGGCTCTAAAACAGCCGCCGAATTGGGAGTGCCATTATTGGGGTGCGTACCGCTAGAAATTTCCACACGAGTTGGCGGTGACAGTGGTGTGCCAATAGTTGTTGGTGATCCAGATTCAGCTTCAGCAAAAGCATTAACAGCGATCGCTCTTACCATTGCTGGTAAAGTATCAGTTGCTGCCCTGACATAA
- a CDS encoding SRPBCC family protein gives MQGWLSKFIHRKRRRFCASLVRTYREISSASVDELWQKVVDLTDVSWHPLLKSTNVPYGLVPKPGLIFHAVTRFWPIPIRIFVERVNHREMLSIRVLAIPGIEERVTYQVESTVCGTCLSYSVTLRGWLSPLIWSLSRPYADRVARALVEAVEKTALPTVSAKKKSLNDSCLDF, from the coding sequence ATGCAAGGTTGGTTATCCAAATTCATCCACCGCAAACGTCGTCGGTTTTGCGCTTCTCTGGTGCGGACGTATCGAGAGATAAGTTCTGCTTCTGTAGATGAACTGTGGCAAAAAGTCGTTGATTTAACTGATGTTTCCTGGCATCCACTACTTAAGAGTACTAACGTGCCCTACGGATTAGTACCCAAGCCAGGATTAATTTTTCATGCTGTAACACGCTTTTGGCCGATTCCCATCCGAATTTTTGTGGAGCGCGTCAATCACAGGGAGATGCTGAGTATCCGAGTGCTAGCGATTCCTGGGATAGAGGAACGGGTGACTTATCAAGTAGAATCAACGGTTTGTGGTACTTGTTTGTCTTATTCTGTAACGCTACGGGGTTGGTTATCGCCCCTAATTTGGTCTTTATCCCGTCCTTATGCAGACCGCGTAGCACGAGCTTTAGTAGAGGCAGTAGAAAAGACGGCATTGCCAACGGTATCTGCTAAGAAAAAATCCCTTAATGACAGTTGTTTGGATTTTTAG
- the hemF gene encoding oxygen-dependent coproporphyrinogen oxidase: MLTNSQTPTVPAESSKSLPATDAQTRVSQFMKQLQDEITESLAKLDGVGKFLEDSWERPEGGGGRSRVLREGAIFEQAGVNFSEVWGSHLPPSILAQRPEAAGHGFYATGTSMVLHPHNPYVPTVHLNYRYFEAGPVWWFGGGLDLTPYYPFAEDAAHLHKTLKQTCDKHHPDYYPVFKRWCDEYFYLKHRDETRGVGGLFFDYQDGEGALYRGPNPNGEAAIHSNQVGTPATRNWEDLFAFVQDCGRAFLPAYVPIVERRHGIEYGDRQRNFQLYRRGRYVEFNLVYDRGTIFGLQTNGRTESILMSLPPLVRWEYGYQPEPNTPEAELYETFLKPQDWINWTSPTSSH, from the coding sequence ATGTTGACCAACTCGCAAACACCAACTGTACCAGCAGAATCATCCAAATCTTTGCCAGCGACTGACGCTCAGACTAGAGTCAGTCAGTTTATGAAACAACTGCAAGACGAAATTACCGAATCATTGGCAAAACTAGATGGTGTGGGTAAGTTTCTTGAAGATAGTTGGGAACGCCCAGAAGGGGGTGGAGGGCGATCGCGCGTGCTGCGAGAAGGTGCAATATTTGAACAAGCTGGTGTAAATTTTTCTGAAGTTTGGGGTTCCCATTTACCACCCTCAATTTTAGCTCAACGTCCTGAAGCAGCAGGGCATGGCTTTTATGCCACGGGCACTTCAATGGTATTACATCCTCACAATCCTTACGTGCCGACAGTTCATCTAAATTATCGCTACTTTGAAGCAGGGCCAGTGTGGTGGTTTGGTGGTGGTCTTGACTTGACACCTTATTACCCCTTTGCTGAAGATGCAGCACATTTACACAAAACCCTAAAACAGACTTGTGACAAACACCACCCAGACTATTACCCTGTGTTTAAGCGGTGGTGCGATGAATATTTTTACCTCAAGCATCGTGATGAGACACGGGGCGTAGGTGGTCTGTTTTTTGATTACCAAGATGGCGAGGGTGCTTTATATCGCGGGCCAAATCCCAATGGAGAAGCGGCTATTCATAGCAACCAGGTGGGAACACCAGCAACCCGCAATTGGGAAGATTTATTTGCTTTTGTGCAAGACTGTGGTAGAGCATTTTTACCAGCCTATGTACCAATTGTAGAACGGCGACATGGGATAGAATATGGCGATCGCCAACGAAATTTTCAACTCTACCGCCGGGGACGCTATGTAGAATTTAACTTGGTTTATGACCGAGGCACCATTTTTGGTCTACAAACCAACGGACGCACCGAATCAATTCTCATGTCCCTACCACCATTAGTGCGCTGGGAATACGGCTATCAACCGGAACCCAATACACCCGAAGCCGAGTTGTATGAAACTTTCCTTAAGCCTCAAGATTGGATCAACTGGACATCACCGACATCATCTCATTAG
- a CDS encoding STAS domain-containing protein codes for MIHIDQKTYTTQDGNTVIVLTPAGRLDITTAWQFRLKLQECISKLSRHVVVNLAQVNFIDSSGLTSLVAGMRDADKVKGSFRICNVHPEAKLVFEVTMMDTVFEIFETEEEALEGVPRSIAS; via the coding sequence GTGATTCATATAGACCAAAAAACTTATACAACCCAAGACGGAAACACCGTTATTGTCCTGACACCAGCCGGTCGCTTAGACATTACTACTGCTTGGCAATTCCGCCTGAAGTTACAAGAGTGTATTTCCAAACTCAGCCGCCATGTAGTTGTAAATCTGGCTCAGGTAAATTTTATTGATAGCTCTGGTCTTACATCTTTGGTTGCTGGGATGCGTGATGCTGATAAAGTTAAGGGCAGTTTCCGCATCTGTAATGTACATCCAGAAGCCAAACTCGTGTTTGAAGTGACGATGATGGATACTGTCTTTGAAATCTTTGAAACAGAAGAGGAAGCTTTAGAAGGTGTACCTCGTAGCATCGCTAGCTAA